A window of Gemmatimonas sp. genomic DNA:
GCTCGGCGTCGTTGCGCGGGTTGTCGGCGAGGTTCACATAGATCTGCGTGTTGCGCGTGTGCTCGCGACCCGGGCCCTCGTACGAAAAGGCGAACGTCCCGCGCGTGTTACGCGACCGGGGCGGGTCGTCGCGCAGATAGCGACCCTTCCAAGCGGCATTCACCGCCGAGTCGCCGTGCAGGCCCCACTGCGCGATGTACGCGGTGCGCACGCGGTGAAAGCGGGTGTCGGTGAAGTAGCCAAGCCGCGCGAGATTGTAGAGCCGGTCGGCGCCAAGCGGGCCCCAGTCGCGATGGAGTTCGAGCACGAACACGCCTGTGGTTGTTTCGAAGCGGAGACGCGAGAGCGGCGGGGCAGGGCGTGTGAACTCGGCGTTGGCAGGGCTCAGCAGGAGCGGGCGTGCGGTGGTGGTCGACGGCGTGCGATGGCAGGCGCCGATGGCCGCGGCGCAGGCGACCAGCGTGAGCGTTCGGCGCAGCGTTGGAAGCTGTCGGGGAATCGACATGCGGTGATGGTAGTGCGTGCGGGGACTGCGCGTGAGGGGACTGGCCGACCTGCGGTGACCTCACTCTGGACTGCGATGTTTGGGAAGGTAGCTTCCCGCTTACTTACCCCCGCGATCGGCGGGATTCCTTACCACTGGGAGACAATGCACATGCTACCCTCTGCCGTCCGCGAAGCAGCGGCCACCGCACGTCGAGTCATCGTCGCGCTCGGTCTCGTTGCCGTGAGTCTGGCTCCTCGCGCCGACGTACAGGCACAAGCCACCGGTACGATCGCCGGTACCGTGGTGAACGAAAAGAACGGCTCCCCGCTCAGCGACGCGCAGATTCTGGTGGAAGGCCGTACCGTTGGCACCAGCTCTGATGCCGGCGGCCGCTTTCGTCTGGCCGGGCTGACCGGAGCCGGCCAAGTGCAGCTCACGGTACGGCGCATCGGCTTTCAGCCGCGAACGATTGGCGTGACGATCGGTGATGCAAGCGTCCGGATCGCCATGTCGGAGCGCGCCATGGAGCTCACGTCGGTCGTCGTCACTGGCACCGCCGGTGTCGCGGAGAAGCGGGCGATCGGCAACGCGGTGAGCACCGTGAACGCGGCAGAAATTGTCGCAACCCAGCCGGTGAGTTCGTTGCAGGAACTGCTCAACGGCCGCGCCTCGGGCGTCAGCGTGGTGGCAAGCTCGGGACAGGTCGGCAGCGGCTCACGTATTCGCGTGCGTGGTGCCAGCTCCCTGTCCCTGTCGAACGATCCGCTCATCTACGTCGACGGCGTGCGTGTCGACAACACGCAAGCGTCCGGCCCGGCGAATCAGGGCTTCGGTTCGGCGTCCATCTCTCGCTGGAACGACTTCAACCCGGATGACATTGAGAGCCTCGAAGTCATCAAGGGTCCGGCAGCGGCCACGCTATACGGTACCGAAGCATCCAACGGTGTCATTCAGATCATTACCAAGAAAGGCGCCGCTGGTCGCCCCGTGTGGAGTGTCACCGCGCGTGGTGGCTCCAGCTGGGTGCCCGACTTTCTCACGCGTTTCGACGATAACTACGGCACCGTCCCCCGCGCCGGCAGCACCACGGCGCTGGATACGATCAGTATCTCGACCAAGCAGCTGAACGACTCGCTGCAGCGCAAGTTCGGCAACGACGTGTTCACCAACGGTACGCTGCAAGACATCCAGATGTCCGTGTCCGGTGGAACGAGCGCGGTCCGCTACTACGTTGGCGGCGGCTATGAGGAGAATCAGGGTGCCGAACGCGTGAACCGCCTGCGTCGCACCAACCTCCGCGTGAATCTGCAGGCCAATCCCTCGCCAAAAGTGGATCTCCAGACCTCTCTCGGATACACGACGGGACGCACGTATCTGCCGTACGAGTCGGGTGGCGGTGGCGCGGTGTGGGGCACGGTGTTTTCCTCGCCGACGTTCCTATATGGTGGCGTGAACACGTCGTCGCGGAACCCGAACAATCCGCAACTCGGGTTCCGCTCGGGACCACCGAACGCCTACTACGAAGCGTACGATGTGTTTCAGGATGCCGATCGCTTTACGGGCAGCTTCCAGTTCACCAATCGGCCTACGAACTGGCTGAACCATCGGCTCATCGTAGGATTGGATCGGCTCGCCGAGAACAATGAAGACCGGACCCCACGCAACGACATCATCGGGGCCACGTATGCGTCGTTTGCCGGCAGCGGTCTCCCGACGGCCGGCGCGATTTCCACGTCCACTCGCGACGTGACGCTGACCTCGTACGACTACGTCGCCAATGCGGACTTCAAACTGCTCCCCTCGGTCAAGAGTGTCACGTCCGTCGGCGGGCAGATCTATCTGCGTCAATCACGACTGCGCTCGATCAGCGGCACTACGTTTCCCGCCGTGGGTTTGACCTCCATCGCATCCGCCAGCATTCGCAATGTTGGTGGTGATGAACTGGTGCAGAACAACACGGTGGGTGCATTCGTCCAGCAGCAGTTCGTCTGGAACGATCGGTTGTTCCTCACCGCCGCGATCCGGACCGACGACAACTCGGCGTTCGGCACCAACTTCGACGCGGTGACGTATCCCAAGCTGAGTGCCTCGTGGGTGCTGAGCGACGAGCCGTCGCTGCCGATTCCGGCCTTCTTCAACCAGCTGCGCGTCCGTTCGGCCTACGGCGCCAGTGGCTTGCAGCCCGGGGCGTTCGACGCCATTCGCACGTATTCGGCGTCCGGCGGATTTCTCACCCCGTCATCGGCTGGTAATCCGGATCTCGGACCGGAGCGGAGCAGCGAACTCGAACTCGGTCTCGACGCCGGCATGTGGAACGACCGCGTCGGTCTCGAAGTCACGTATTTCGCCGGCTCCACCAAGGACGCCATTTTGTCCCGTCAGGCGCCGCCCTCCAATGGCTTCCCGGGCCTCCAGTTGTTCAATGCGGGGCAGGTGGACCGCAACGGGTTCGAGTGGCTGCTGCGCGGCACGCCGCTACGGCGCGATAACGTATCGCTCGAATTGACGCTCAGCGGATCGGTGAACAGCTATAACATCGCGTCGCTGGGCGGGACCACGGAGTTCGTATCGCTCAGCAGCAACGTCGCGCACAAGGTCGGTTACGCGCCCGGTGCCTGGTGGGACCGCCGCATCGTCAGTGCCGACTATGACGCGGTCACGAAGCGCGCCACGAATCTGCTGTGCGACAATGGGACCGGGGGCACCGTGGGCTGTGCAACGGCACCACGCGTTTTTCTCGGGAACACGGTGCCGAGACAGGAAGGCTCCTTCTCCGCCGGCCTCACGCTGTTCCGCAATCTCCGCGTGAACGCTTTTGTCGACTGGCGCGGCGGCTACAAGAAGCTCGATGGCAACTACCGCGTCCGCTGTGGCGCGTTCGTACTCTGTCGTGAGCTCTATTACCCCGACGAAGTACAGGACAAGACCCTGCTCGCCGCCGTGCAGGCGGGAACGGCATTTACCCATCATCTCATCTCCGACGCGAGTTTTGCGCGGTTCCGTGAACTCGCGGCCACCTATACGCTGCCGCAGTCGTTGGCCCGGCGCCTCGGAGCCAGCCGTGCCTCGATCACCGTGGCTGGTCGCAATCTCGGCCTGCGGACCAACTTCCCGGGCATCGAACCGGAAGCCTCGTTCAATGGTGGTACGCGTGGCGGTGCATTCGGCCAGTGGGAACAGAGTGTGCTGCCGCAGCTCCGTCAGTTTGTGACCACCGTCAACTTCAACTTCTGACCATCATGCCCAAGACGATGAAGGTTATGACCGCGGTGATCATGCTCGGATTCACCGCCGCCTGCAGCAATTTCGACCGCTTGCTCACGGTACAAACGCCAAGCCGACTGGCTGAGTCATCGTATCTCGTGCCCGGCAATGCCGCGCTCATCTCAGCCAGTGCCGTGTCCGACTATGAATGCGCACTGGGCGGCTACATCGTCGCCAGCGGACTCGGCGCCGGCGAACTCGTGGACGCCACCCAAACCGCCGCCCGCTGGAATTACGACCGACGCAACGTGGAAGCGGTGGACGCGCTCTACTCCTCATCGGGGTGCGAAGGCATCGGCGTGTATACGCCGATCAGCACGGCGCGATACACCAACGACCAAGCCGTAGCCAAGCTCGAAGGATGGAGCGACACCGAAGTCCCCAACCGGCAGCGACTCATCGCGATCAACTCCGCGATGGCCGGCTACAGTGTGCTGTTGCTCGGCGAAGGGTTCTGCGAAGGCGTGATCAACCTCGGGGCGTCCCTCACGCCGGCCCAGCTCTTCGATTCGGCGGAAACGCGATTCACCCGCGCCATTGCCGCCGCCACGACCGCGGGTGATGCGGCCGTGCTCAATCTCGCCTACGTAGGGCGGGCGCGCGCGCGAATCAACAAAGGGGCCAAGGCGGGCGCGGCCGAAGACGCGGCGCGTGTACCGGTGGGCTTCGTCTACAGCGCCACCGCCGATGCAACGATCGGTCGTCGCAACAATCGCATCTTCCAGCAGGTGAACCAGTCGAACAACACGTCGGTGGCGCCGGCGTATCGTACGTTGAATGATCCGCGGGTGTCGGTGACTGATATCAATCGGACCGCGGCCGACCAGGTGAACCGGCTGTGGAATCAGAACAAGTACGCCAGTCTGACGGCGACGTACCCGATTGCCTCGGGTATCGAGGCGCAGCTGATTCTCGCCGAGGCGCGCGGTGGTGCGGAAGGCGTGAACATTCTCAATGTGCTTCGCGCACGGACCGGCGTGGCGATGCCGGCGTTGTCTGCCGCGGAAACGGCCAACTTCGACAGCGCGGTGGCGGAGGAACGTCGCCGCGAGCTGTTCCTGCAGGGGAATCGCTGGTTCGAT
This region includes:
- a CDS encoding peptidylprolyl isomerase, coding for MSIPRQLPTLRRTLTLVACAAAIGACHRTPSTTTARPLLLSPANAEFTRPAPPLSRLRFETTTGVFVLELHRDWGPLGADRLYNLARLGYFTDTRFHRVRTAYIAQWGLHGDSAVNAAWKGRYLRDDPPRSRNTRGTFAFSYEGPGREHTRNTQIYVNLADNPRNDAEPFTVLGTVVEGMSVLDSLYSGYGEDSGSGVRQGKQGPLERGGNAYMDREFPKLDRILRVTISRP
- a CDS encoding RagB/SusD family nutrient uptake outer membrane protein, whose amino-acid sequence is MPKTMKVMTAVIMLGFTAACSNFDRLLTVQTPSRLAESSYLVPGNAALISASAVSDYECALGGYIVASGLGAGELVDATQTAARWNYDRRNVEAVDALYSSSGCEGIGVYTPISTARYTNDQAVAKLEGWSDTEVPNRQRLIAINSAMAGYSVLLLGEGFCEGVINLGASLTPAQLFDSAETRFTRAIAAATTAGDAAVLNLAYVGRARARINKGAKAGAAEDAARVPVGFVYSATADATIGRRNNRIFQQVNQSNNTSVAPAYRTLNDPRVSVTDINRTAADQVNRLWNQNKYASLTATYPIASGIEAQLILAEARGGAEGVNILNVLRARTGVAMPALSAAETANFDSAVAEERRRELFLQGNRWFDAKRFNIAQVPAAGVLYPKGGSYGTQRCWPLPDVEKLANPNFGR
- a CDS encoding SusC/RagA family TonB-linked outer membrane protein; this translates as MLPSAVREAAATARRVIVALGLVAVSLAPRADVQAQATGTIAGTVVNEKNGSPLSDAQILVEGRTVGTSSDAGGRFRLAGLTGAGQVQLTVRRIGFQPRTIGVTIGDASVRIAMSERAMELTSVVVTGTAGVAEKRAIGNAVSTVNAAEIVATQPVSSLQELLNGRASGVSVVASSGQVGSGSRIRVRGASSLSLSNDPLIYVDGVRVDNTQASGPANQGFGSASISRWNDFNPDDIESLEVIKGPAAATLYGTEASNGVIQIITKKGAAGRPVWSVTARGGSSWVPDFLTRFDDNYGTVPRAGSTTALDTISISTKQLNDSLQRKFGNDVFTNGTLQDIQMSVSGGTSAVRYYVGGGYEENQGAERVNRLRRTNLRVNLQANPSPKVDLQTSLGYTTGRTYLPYESGGGGAVWGTVFSSPTFLYGGVNTSSRNPNNPQLGFRSGPPNAYYEAYDVFQDADRFTGSFQFTNRPTNWLNHRLIVGLDRLAENNEDRTPRNDIIGATYASFAGSGLPTAGAISTSTRDVTLTSYDYVANADFKLLPSVKSVTSVGGQIYLRQSRLRSISGTTFPAVGLTSIASASIRNVGGDELVQNNTVGAFVQQQFVWNDRLFLTAAIRTDDNSAFGTNFDAVTYPKLSASWVLSDEPSLPIPAFFNQLRVRSAYGASGLQPGAFDAIRTYSASGGFLTPSSAGNPDLGPERSSELELGLDAGMWNDRVGLEVTYFAGSTKDAILSRQAPPSNGFPGLQLFNAGQVDRNGFEWLLRGTPLRRDNVSLELTLSGSVNSYNIASLGGTTEFVSLSSNVAHKVGYAPGAWWDRRIVSADYDAVTKRATNLLCDNGTGGTVGCATAPRVFLGNTVPRQEGSFSAGLTLFRNLRVNAFVDWRGGYKKLDGNYRVRCGAFVLCRELYYPDEVQDKTLLAAVQAGTAFTHHLISDASFARFRELAATYTLPQSLARRLGASRASITVAGRNLGLRTNFPGIEPEASFNGGTRGGAFGQWEQSVLPQLRQFVTTVNFNF